A genomic region of Synechococcus sp. NOUM97013 contains the following coding sequences:
- the clpP gene encoding ATP-dependent Clp endopeptidase proteolytic subunit ClpP translates to MIPIVIEESGRGERAFDIYSRLLRERIIFLGEAVTSESANRIVAQLLFLEAEDPEKDIYLYINSPGGSVYDGLGIFDTMQHIKPDVHTVCVGLAASMGAFLLCAGTKGKRSSLQHSRIMIHQPLGGARGQASDIRIQADEILFLKDRLNNELADRTGQPLDKIQLDTDRDFFMSPTEAKDYGLIDSVIDKRPVHSV, encoded by the coding sequence ATGATCCCCATCGTGATCGAGGAATCCGGGCGCGGGGAAAGGGCGTTTGATATCTACTCACGCCTGCTGCGCGAGCGGATCATCTTCCTCGGCGAAGCTGTGACAAGTGAGTCGGCCAACAGGATTGTTGCTCAGCTTCTTTTTCTTGAGGCCGAGGATCCCGAAAAGGACATTTACCTCTACATCAATTCACCTGGTGGTTCGGTGTATGACGGCCTAGGAATTTTTGACACCATGCAGCACATCAAACCCGATGTGCACACGGTCTGTGTCGGCCTTGCCGCCAGCATGGGAGCCTTCCTGCTGTGCGCGGGCACCAAAGGAAAGCGCAGCAGCCTGCAGCATTCCAGGATCATGATTCACCAGCCTCTGGGTGGAGCGCGTGGTCAAGCCAGCGATATTCGCATTCAAGCCGATGAAATTCTCTTCCTCAAAGATCGTCTCAACAATGAATTAGCTGATCGAACCGGTCAACCTCTGGACAAGATTCAACTGGATACGGATCGGGACTTCTTTATGTCTCCGACTGAAGCCAAGGATTATGGCCTCATTGACAGCGTCATCGATAAGCGTCCTGTGCATTCTGTTTAA
- the psb29 gene encoding photosystem II biogenesis protein Psp29, with translation MTGFPTISDSKKAFHTAFPYVIPSLYRRIADELLVELHLLSHQTNFQVNALFAVGLRQVFRAFTKGYRPEEQVEPMFAALCSCNGFDAEDLKALAEGSTKAVQGHSVEDVQAWLNAKGDKAPEPLASGLAALGGENFHYSRLMAVGLFSLLSDAQGSESDDPEALSATAHALGEQIGLSRPRLEKDLSLYRSNLDKMTQAVELMEETLAAERRKRERQQAEKVSQG, from the coding sequence TTGACTGGGTTTCCGACAATCTCTGACAGCAAGAAAGCGTTTCACACTGCCTTTCCGTATGTGATTCCTTCGCTGTACAGACGGATTGCTGATGAACTGCTGGTGGAGCTGCACCTGCTCAGCCATCAAACCAATTTCCAGGTCAACGCATTGTTTGCTGTCGGCCTGCGCCAGGTGTTTCGCGCGTTTACCAAGGGGTATCGCCCGGAAGAACAGGTCGAACCCATGTTCGCAGCTCTCTGCAGCTGCAATGGCTTCGATGCGGAGGATTTGAAGGCACTGGCGGAAGGCAGCACCAAAGCAGTGCAGGGTCACAGTGTGGAGGACGTCCAGGCATGGCTCAATGCCAAAGGTGACAAGGCTCCTGAACCACTGGCATCAGGCCTGGCTGCGCTTGGTGGCGAGAATTTTCACTACTCACGACTGATGGCTGTCGGCCTGTTCAGTCTGCTGTCAGATGCACAGGGGAGCGAAAGTGACGATCCCGAGGCACTGAGTGCAACAGCTCATGCCCTTGGCGAGCAAATTGGCCTCTCGCGCCCCCGCCTTGAAAAGGATCTCAGTCTCTATCGCAGCAACCTCGACAAGATGACCCAAGCTGTCGAGCTGATGGAAGAAACGCTGGCAGCGGAACGTCGCAAGCGGGAGCGTCAGCAAGCGGAAAAGGTCTCTCAAGGCTGA
- the petN gene encoding cytochrome b6-f complex subunit PetN has product MLFTLGWAALAACFSFSIAMVVWGRNGDGTLNF; this is encoded by the coding sequence ATGCTTTTCACCCTCGGATGGGCTGCTCTGGCTGCTTGTTTCAGCTTCTCGATCGCCATGGTGGTGTGGGGTCGTAATGGTGACGGCACGCTGAACTTCTGA
- the clpS gene encoding ATP-dependent Clp protease adapter ClpS, which yields MTSSSSGTSTVLERERSTLRYPQARVIVLDDDINTFEHVVECLCKIVPGMNADRAWALARRIDGEGAAEVWCGPLEQAELYHQLLGAQGLTMAPVERC from the coding sequence ATGACTTCGTCATCAAGCGGGACCTCAACGGTTCTCGAGCGTGAACGTTCAACCCTGCGTTATCCACAGGCGAGGGTCATCGTTCTGGACGATGACATCAATACTTTTGAGCATGTGGTCGAGTGTCTCTGCAAGATCGTCCCCGGAATGAACGCAGACCGTGCCTGGGCATTGGCGCGTCGTATTGATGGAGAGGGAGCAGCTGAAGTGTGGTGTGGCCCTCTCGAACAGGCAGAGCTCTACCACCAACTACTGGGCGCCCAGGGCTTGACGATGGCTCCAGTCGAACGGTGTTGA
- a CDS encoding BCD family MFS transporter codes for MGSARFIALSLRLGLFQACLGALSVLTLGIFNRLLIDEFEVPAALTALALGSQQLVAFTRVWFGQRSDRCRWRGLRRTPFILGGAAAFCTLTWVAGRTVLWIAEASQQGDSSSVVIRGLVLAVVFLLYGLAISASSTPFAALLVDVSTEKQRPALVSVVWSMLMVGIVAGAILLSAFLGSSCASAGIDAVISGVDRLVSVAPWVIFTLVVVSIAGVEPRQSSQLTNAETGKSTEQEISLGAAWQVLRSSPQVGYFFAVLSLFTFSLFLQEAVLEPYGGAVFGMDVCTTTRLNAIWGVGTLVGIASTGFLLTPRLGAQRTALLGGLLSACFVLGIVVAGALDSEALFRTALFLFGAAAGISTNASLTLMLGLTSPLMAGTFIGVWGLAQAYARGLATISGGALLSGFGTLMGSQNSFAAYAGVFIIQAIGLLVAGLLLLRVDTKMFQRKVETALSSILANELD; via the coding sequence GTGGGATCAGCTCGCTTTATCGCACTTTCCTTACGCCTGGGCTTGTTCCAGGCATGTCTGGGTGCGCTGTCTGTCCTCACACTGGGCATCTTCAACCGATTGCTGATCGACGAATTTGAGGTTCCTGCTGCTCTGACCGCACTTGCTCTGGGCAGTCAACAGCTCGTGGCCTTTACGCGCGTCTGGTTCGGACAACGATCGGACCGCTGTCGGTGGAGAGGACTTCGCCGAACTCCATTCATCCTTGGAGGAGCAGCGGCCTTCTGCACGCTCACCTGGGTGGCAGGGCGCACTGTGCTGTGGATCGCTGAAGCGTCGCAACAGGGCGACAGCAGCAGTGTGGTGATCAGGGGTTTAGTTCTTGCCGTGGTGTTCCTGTTGTATGGCCTCGCCATTTCGGCCAGCTCCACACCTTTCGCTGCTCTATTGGTGGATGTCAGCACCGAGAAGCAACGTCCAGCGCTGGTGTCTGTGGTCTGGTCGATGTTGATGGTGGGCATTGTGGCGGGAGCCATTCTGTTAAGTGCCTTCCTTGGATCGTCATGCGCGAGTGCCGGCATCGATGCCGTGATCAGCGGCGTGGACCGACTTGTGAGCGTGGCCCCTTGGGTGATCTTCACTCTGGTTGTGGTGTCGATTGCAGGTGTTGAACCGCGGCAGAGCAGCCAGTTGACCAATGCTGAAACAGGCAAAAGCACGGAACAGGAGATCTCTCTGGGAGCTGCTTGGCAGGTGCTTCGCTCATCACCACAAGTGGGGTATTTCTTCGCCGTGCTCTCCTTGTTCACCTTTTCACTGTTCTTGCAGGAAGCGGTGCTGGAGCCCTACGGAGGTGCGGTTTTTGGCATGGACGTTTGCACTACGACACGACTGAATGCCATCTGGGGTGTTGGCACCCTGGTGGGGATCGCCAGCACTGGTTTTTTGCTCACACCGCGGCTGGGCGCACAACGCACAGCCCTGCTGGGTGGACTGTTATCTGCATGCTTTGTGTTGGGGATCGTGGTTGCAGGAGCCTTGGACTCCGAAGCACTCTTCCGAACAGCACTGTTTCTGTTTGGTGCCGCAGCAGGGATCAGCACCAATGCAAGCCTCACCCTGATGCTGGGTCTCACGTCACCGTTGATGGCTGGAACGTTTATTGGTGTTTGGGGATTGGCGCAGGCCTATGCGCGGGGTCTGGCCACGATCAGTGGTGGCGCCCTCCTCAGTGGGTTTGGAACTTTGATGGGATCCCAGAACAGCTTCGCTGCCTATGCCGGGGTGTTCATCATTCAGGCGATCGGTCTACTGGTGGCAGGTTTGTTGTTGCTGCGCGTCGATACCAAGATGTTTCAGCGCAAAGTCGAGACAGCACTCAGCTCAATCCTTGCCAATGAACTGGACTGA
- a CDS encoding DUF2103 domain-containing protein yields MGRLVITHSTYVEGLIPWLKVLARDPEIQTITPGVIARVRGRCSGLQLRVSTPVCGGYKVMARRGTTAQEVFVVTQLERDELRKRIDHCSP; encoded by the coding sequence GTGGGTCGTCTGGTCATCACGCACAGCACCTACGTGGAGGGATTGATTCCCTGGCTGAAGGTTCTTGCCAGAGACCCTGAGATTCAGACCATCACACCTGGCGTCATTGCACGGGTCCGCGGACGGTGCTCTGGTCTTCAACTGCGTGTGTCTACACCCGTGTGTGGGGGGTACAAGGTCATGGCCCGACGTGGCACCACTGCACAGGAGGTGTTCGTGGTCACGCAGTTGGAACGCGATGAACTGCGCAAGCGAATTGACCATTGCAGCCCCTAG
- a CDS encoding Nif11 family protein: MSDGHEKLKAATTPEAADEIAKEAGFAMPAEDIQSMQSQS; the protein is encoded by the coding sequence ATGTCAGATGGGCACGAGAAACTCAAAGCAGCAACCACTCCTGAAGCTGCTGATGAAATCGCAAAAGAAGCAGGGTTTGCAATGCCCGCAGAAGATATTCAATCAATGCAATCGCAATCTTGA
- a CDS encoding Nif11-like leader peptide family natural product precursor: MSLEQLKAFISKVRGDSNHQERLKAAKSPEDVIDITKEHGHEFTADKIIQLSKKVLETCLEVWILPSLTRHAMRTQSLCSDRDFLLLQQPD, translated from the coding sequence ATGTCCCTAGAACAACTCAAGGCATTTATCTCCAAAGTCAGAGGAGATTCAAATCATCAGGAAAGACTAAAAGCAGCAAAGTCACCTGAAGATGTTATAGATATCACTAAAGAACATGGACATGAATTTACTGCTGATAAGATCATTCAGCTCAGCAAAAAAGTTCTAGAAACGTGTTTGGAGGTATGGATACTTCCTTCTTTGACTCGGCATGCTATGAGGACTCAAAGCCTCTGCAGTGACAGGGATTTTTTACTGCTTCAACAGCCTGATTAA
- a CDS encoding Nif11-like leader peptide family natural product precursor, whose protein sequence is MSEEQLKAFLEKVKGDTSLQEKLKAAADSDAVLAIAKEAGFSISADDMKKAQSEIEDVELEGAAGGQQRRGCEPCSTWGWHHTSTESAREPCRM, encoded by the coding sequence ATGTCAGAAGAGCAACTAAAAGCCTTTCTAGAAAAGGTCAAAGGTGACACCAGTCTTCAGGAGAAGCTCAAAGCCGCTGCTGATTCAGACGCAGTTCTTGCGATTGCAAAAGAGGCTGGGTTTAGTATTTCTGCTGATGACATGAAAAAGGCTCAATCAGAGATTGAAGACGTAGAGCTGGAAGGCGCGGCTGGAGGGCAACAGCGAAGGGGTTGTGAACCTTGCTCGACCTGGGGCTGGCATCACACTTCTACGGAATCTGCTCGAGAACCTTGCAGAATGTAG
- a CDS encoding 5-(carboxyamino)imidazole ribonucleotide synthase, which translates to MPNDAGTIGVVGGGQLALMLCEAGQARGIPVAIQSASDQDPAAASAQHQVIGAPTDAIATASLAGCCSGITFENEWIPVEALQSLEQDGVLFKPSIQSLKPLVNKLSQRRLLDDLDLPSPDWVGLDEIDLKTLALPDDWRFPVMAKAGHGGYDGKGTRVIKDRLALSELLSSVVAKDWLLEAWVPYDRELALVLSRDQQGRIRSFPLVETHQSSQVCDWVLAPAPADQLLEATAYNIAASLLTHLNYVGVMALEYFYGPQGLMVNEVAPRTHNSGHFSIEACNSSQFDQQLCITAGLPVPSTELVAPGALMVNLLGLGSDAELPLDERLTALQTIPGSHLHWYGKEEMPGRKMGHVTVLLQQPDADARDGEARDVLTNIRSVWPNPLN; encoded by the coding sequence ATGCCGAATGATGCCGGCACAATCGGGGTCGTCGGAGGTGGTCAGCTCGCCTTGATGCTCTGTGAGGCAGGTCAAGCCAGAGGGATTCCAGTTGCTATTCAGAGTGCGTCTGATCAAGACCCTGCCGCAGCTTCTGCGCAGCATCAGGTCATCGGTGCTCCAACCGATGCCATAGCCACTGCATCACTGGCTGGTTGCTGCAGCGGCATCACCTTCGAAAATGAATGGATTCCTGTTGAGGCTTTGCAGAGTCTTGAGCAGGATGGTGTGTTGTTCAAGCCATCAATCCAGAGCCTGAAGCCTCTGGTCAACAAGTTGTCGCAGCGTCGCTTGCTGGATGACCTTGATCTACCTAGTCCTGATTGGGTTGGCTTGGATGAGATTGACCTAAAAACGTTGGCACTGCCGGACGATTGGCGGTTCCCCGTGATGGCCAAGGCAGGCCATGGCGGTTATGACGGCAAGGGCACCCGTGTGATCAAGGATCGTCTTGCTTTAAGCGAGCTGCTCAGCAGCGTTGTTGCCAAGGACTGGTTGCTTGAAGCCTGGGTGCCATACGACCGTGAACTTGCTCTGGTGTTGAGCAGGGATCAACAGGGTCGGATTCGTTCGTTCCCTTTGGTTGAAACGCATCAGAGCAGCCAGGTCTGTGACTGGGTTCTGGCCCCTGCACCGGCGGATCAACTGCTGGAGGCCACTGCATACAACATCGCAGCCTCTCTGCTCACGCATCTGAATTACGTGGGTGTGATGGCACTGGAATACTTCTATGGACCGCAAGGTTTGATGGTGAATGAAGTAGCCCCTCGCACGCACAATTCGGGCCATTTCTCCATCGAAGCTTGCAATAGCAGTCAGTTCGATCAACAGTTGTGCATCACTGCCGGTTTGCCCGTTCCTTCAACGGAGCTGGTGGCTCCTGGTGCTCTGATGGTCAACTTGCTTGGCCTTGGATCGGATGCTGAGCTTCCACTTGACGAGCGGCTGACGGCTTTGCAGACCATTCCTGGTTCACATCTCCACTGGTATGGAAAGGAGGAAATGCCGGGTCGCAAGATGGGCCATGTCACCGTGCTGCTTCAGCAACCTGATGCTGATGCTCGTGATGGTGAAGCCAGAGACGTGCTGACAAACATTCGGTCGGTCTGGCCGAATCCTCTAAATTGA
- a CDS encoding carbohydrate ABC transporter permease translates to MKPVSRPDARASLTAWAFLTPALILLSLSVLIPAGMALLMSFTQTGLDVSEPLQFIGLANVRRLIGDPMFYRVLGTTLIYLFGVVPPIVLGALVLAVLVNQVLPGIHWLRAAFYTPVLVSIVVAAIAFRWLYAENGLINGWLGALIGSGFVSIDFLTSPFLALPSVMLVTLWKGLGYYMVIFLGGLQGIPKELYEAAELDGSEGWRKHADITLPLLRPYLTLVAVISAIAATKVFEEVFLMTQGGPADSTRTLVYYVYDQAFAELEISYACTVGLALFLIVLLLTAIRYGLSDDRSLI, encoded by the coding sequence ATGAAGCCCGTCTCCAGGCCTGATGCTCGCGCCAGTCTGACCGCTTGGGCTTTTCTCACTCCGGCGTTGATCCTGCTGAGCCTTTCTGTGCTGATCCCAGCTGGCATGGCTCTGCTGATGAGTTTCACGCAGACGGGCTTGGACGTTTCAGAGCCATTGCAGTTCATTGGTCTGGCCAATGTGCGTCGACTCATCGGCGATCCGATGTTTTACCGCGTGCTGGGCACCACGCTGATCTATCTGTTTGGGGTGGTGCCGCCGATTGTGCTGGGTGCCTTGGTGCTGGCTGTGCTGGTGAATCAAGTGCTGCCAGGGATTCACTGGCTTAGGGCCGCTTTCTATACCCCTGTCTTGGTGTCGATCGTGGTGGCGGCCATCGCCTTTCGCTGGCTGTATGCCGAAAACGGTCTGATCAACGGTTGGTTGGGGGCACTGATTGGTTCGGGATTTGTGTCCATCGACTTTCTCACCAGTCCATTTCTGGCTCTTCCATCGGTGATGTTGGTGACCCTTTGGAAAGGACTTGGCTACTACATGGTGATTTTTCTGGGAGGCCTGCAGGGCATCCCGAAAGAGCTCTATGAAGCGGCTGAACTGGATGGCAGTGAGGGCTGGAGAAAACATGCAGACATCACGCTGCCTTTGTTGCGCCCTTACCTCACCCTTGTGGCCGTGATCTCTGCCATTGCAGCTACCAAGGTGTTTGAAGAGGTGTTTTTAATGACGCAAGGAGGGCCGGCAGATTCCACACGAACACTCGTCTATTACGTCTACGACCAGGCTTTTGCAGAGCTTGAAATCAGTTACGCCTGCACTGTTGGTCTGGCGCTGTTTTTGATCGTGTTGTTGTTGACGGCCATTCGCTACGGCCTTAGTGACGATCGATCACTGATTTGA
- the aroB gene encoding 3-dehydroquinate synthase, giving the protein MALQERTRINVPLERNPYEVVIGEGMVGAIGETLSAMDVRKGTKVLVVSNPDVAGPYGDSCLNSLRTAGFDPVLLQIEAGEEGKTLQTLSQILDQAQQEGLERTSMMLALGGGVVGDMTGFAAACWLRGVGVIQMPTTLLAMVDASIGGKTGVNHPKGKNLIGAFHQPRLVAIDPNTLKTLPVREFRAGMAEVIKYGVIGDPDLFTSMEEAVNLSDPAAMPAAMLHNILVRSAQAKAAVVAADERESGRRAILNYGHTFGHVVETLTGYGTWLHGEAVAIGMVAVGRLAVLKGLWSESDQMRQVRLIEKAGLPTAWPTLDEDAVLTTLRGDKKVRHGRLRFVLPTRIGEVVIRDDINDNDVKECLAALA; this is encoded by the coding sequence ATGGCATTGCAGGAGCGCACGCGCATCAACGTGCCACTCGAGCGCAACCCTTATGAAGTGGTGATTGGGGAGGGCATGGTCGGCGCCATTGGCGAAACGCTCTCTGCCATGGACGTCCGCAAGGGAACCAAAGTGCTGGTGGTCAGCAATCCCGATGTTGCCGGTCCCTACGGAGACAGCTGCCTGAACAGTCTGCGCACAGCAGGCTTTGATCCTGTGCTGCTACAGATCGAGGCTGGAGAGGAAGGCAAAACGCTGCAGACCCTGAGCCAGATTCTTGATCAAGCCCAGCAGGAAGGGCTGGAACGCACGTCAATGATGTTGGCCCTTGGCGGCGGAGTCGTGGGCGACATGACGGGCTTTGCCGCTGCCTGCTGGTTGCGCGGCGTGGGAGTGATCCAAATGCCCACCACACTGCTGGCCATGGTGGATGCTTCTATCGGTGGCAAAACCGGCGTCAACCATCCCAAAGGGAAGAACCTGATCGGTGCTTTTCATCAGCCAAGGCTCGTGGCCATTGATCCGAACACCCTGAAAACACTGCCGGTGCGTGAATTCAGAGCCGGTATGGCAGAAGTAATCAAGTACGGCGTCATCGGCGACCCGGACCTGTTCACCAGCATGGAAGAGGCAGTGAATCTGTCAGACCCGGCTGCGATGCCGGCAGCCATGCTGCACAACATCCTGGTGCGTTCGGCCCAGGCCAAAGCCGCCGTTGTGGCTGCGGATGAGCGTGAAAGCGGCCGTCGCGCCATCCTCAACTACGGCCACACCTTCGGCCATGTGGTGGAGACCCTGACCGGATATGGAACCTGGCTCCATGGAGAAGCCGTGGCAATCGGCATGGTTGCGGTGGGACGCTTGGCTGTGTTGAAGGGACTATGGAGCGAATCGGATCAGATGCGTCAGGTGCGTTTGATCGAAAAAGCCGGTCTCCCCACGGCCTGGCCCACCCTTGACGAGGATGCGGTGCTGACCACGCTTCGTGGTGACAAAAAAGTCCGTCACGGAAGGCTGCGATTTGTGCTCCCCACCCGCATCGGTGAGGTGGTGATCCGTGATGACATCAACGACAACGATGTGAAGGAGTGCCTGGCGGCTCTGGCCTGA